In bacterium, one genomic interval encodes:
- a CDS encoding S8 family peptidase produces MAIRRILLIWLSLTSGLLAAENTRILNRAANTIATGDSTTSHSFWLYLDSTATTQDDIILTDRAQRRRAKVDPSGYLLDSRDLQISTDIINRIQATGAQIRHISRWLRAVSVEATPDQLENALRAVPVLAVDLVSQFKLIREPDPVPADKLVAPSDATAIELSYGPSLTQNRIVSAQKMHAAGFTGKGVLIAMLDTGFNTDHPAFDSTNIIATWDFIGGDADVTGADCSTDPQDRHGTGTFAAVGGYAPGSLVGTAFGADFILAKTEISCDGTEIKVEEDNWIAAAEWADSIGADIISSSLGYTVFQDSGDYSMDQLDGNTALITIAADIAASKNILVCTAGGNERGDASWPTIIFPADGDSVLAVGATRADSVIASFSSPGPSADGRIKPDIVSMGQSVFTAAAIGGYNFMSGTSLSTPLVAGGAALALESDSQLTAMQLLQLIKETGDRADNPDNDYGYGMMNAARAANILRLIVPDSVEIDSAFSTEIEISTTGRSLEARELTGFNLPVGVSVQDNGDGTGRVRFDSNSVLQRRQEIGLVATNSTFADTAMVILTYSSAISYPVAINAYPNPFTDQLTVVAGGIADTVRSIIILTAAGEKVWERVNISSALSDTITIEWDGRNLAGQSVAPGVYLVCVTTQQEVRVVKVMKVR; encoded by the coding sequence GTGGCGATTAGGAGAATATTGCTGATCTGGCTGTCGCTCACAAGCGGACTCCTCGCTGCAGAGAACACACGTATCTTGAATCGTGCGGCCAATACAATCGCCACTGGTGATTCGACCACCTCGCACTCATTCTGGCTCTATCTCGACAGCACTGCTACCACTCAGGATGACATCATCCTGACCGACCGTGCCCAACGACGTCGAGCCAAAGTCGATCCCAGTGGGTACTTGCTTGATTCACGCGATCTGCAAATCTCCACCGACATAATCAATCGCATTCAGGCAACTGGTGCTCAAATTCGTCATATCTCGCGGTGGCTCCGCGCAGTTTCAGTCGAAGCTACCCCTGATCAACTTGAAAATGCACTGCGGGCGGTTCCTGTTCTTGCTGTCGATTTGGTTTCGCAATTCAAGTTGATTCGCGAGCCGGACCCGGTTCCGGCGGACAAACTAGTTGCACCATCTGATGCCACGGCTATCGAACTGAGCTATGGGCCTTCTCTTACCCAAAACAGAATTGTCTCGGCACAGAAGATGCATGCTGCGGGTTTTACCGGAAAAGGTGTTTTGATCGCGATGCTGGACACCGGGTTTAATACCGACCACCCAGCTTTTGATTCGACCAATATCATCGCCACCTGGGATTTCATTGGCGGAGATGCAGATGTTACCGGCGCCGACTGCTCCACCGATCCGCAGGATCGTCACGGCACAGGAACATTCGCCGCAGTAGGTGGATATGCTCCTGGTTCGCTCGTAGGTACGGCATTTGGCGCAGATTTCATACTGGCCAAGACAGAGATCAGTTGCGATGGCACAGAGATCAAGGTAGAAGAAGACAATTGGATCGCTGCCGCCGAATGGGCTGATTCCATCGGTGCCGACATCATCAGCTCTTCGCTGGGTTACACTGTCTTTCAGGATTCTGGCGACTATAGCATGGACCAGTTAGATGGCAACACCGCCCTCATCACGATCGCTGCCGATATCGCCGCCTCCAAAAATATACTGGTTTGCACTGCGGGTGGGAACGAAAGGGGAGATGCTTCCTGGCCGACCATTATATTTCCTGCCGATGGTGACTCGGTTCTTGCAGTCGGCGCGACTCGTGCAGATTCTGTCATCGCTTCTTTCTCTTCTCCGGGACCATCGGCCGACGGACGCATCAAGCCGGATATAGTCTCGATGGGGCAGTCAGTCTTCACCGCAGCTGCGATTGGTGGATACAATTTCATGTCTGGGACTTCGCTTTCAACTCCCCTCGTGGCGGGCGGAGCCGCACTCGCTTTGGAATCCGACAGCCAGTTGACCGCTATGCAACTCCTTCAACTAATAAAGGAGACCGGTGACCGAGCGGACAATCCGGACAATGACTACGGATACGGTATGATGAATGCCGCCAGAGCCGCCAACATACTTCGCCTGATCGTGCCGGACAGCGTGGAAATCGACTCAGCCTTCTCTACCGAAATTGAGATCTCCACGACGGGCCGAAGCCTCGAAGCTCGAGAGCTGACTGGATTTAACCTCCCCGTTGGTGTTAGTGTCCAGGACAACGGGGATGGAACCGGTCGCGTCAGATTTGATTCAAATTCAGTTCTGCAAAGACGACAAGAGATAGGACTTGTAGCGACGAACTCCACGTTTGCCGACACCGCGATGGTCATTCTTACTTATTCATCTGCAATCAGTTACCCGGTTGCCATCAATGCTTATCCGAACCCATTCACTGACCAGCTGACCGTAGTAGCGGGTGGGATCGCGGACACGGTACGATCGATCATTATTCTCACTGCCGCCGGCGAAAAGGTATGGGAAAGGGTCAACATTTCGTCCGCTTTGTCCGATACCATTACTATTGAATGGGATGGCCGGAATCTAGCCGGTCAGTCTGTTGCGCCGGGTGTTTATCTTGTCTGTGTCACGACACAGCAAGAGGTCAGAGTCGTTAAAGTGATGAAAGTACGGTAA
- a CDS encoding PAS domain S-box protein: MTTAQDLSVRRCAVCRINMKCRFVYVDDGVEKLVGFTREELFGKSFLDFIDEADRPHFSRILEQRNHFEANFDITAVNLLSRDQQRIPANVVVSLNFIAGNPVNFQIIIDAGCQEEPIQRIALERLDYREFVDKLLYADPNSYVADALDGIYEYLGDEQCLIYQVSGEQIEPIYWHSAQPKTGISMTQEPKALLQWVAISEETYSFLDPDSARRAVERSGLAPNEYIKRLRLGGELYLVRVLLEEITETEEQRNALRGIDQAISLAERLAPQAINADSALVSEGSSVLNDLRSSLASAMRIATMLGKSKTESH, translated from the coding sequence ATGACTACCGCTCAAGATCTCTCCGTTCGCCGATGCGCTGTCTGTCGCATCAACATGAAGTGCCGATTCGTCTATGTTGATGACGGCGTTGAGAAGCTGGTTGGATTTACGCGCGAAGAGCTGTTTGGTAAGTCATTCCTCGATTTTATTGACGAAGCCGACCGCCCCCACTTCAGTCGCATCCTTGAACAGAGAAATCATTTCGAAGCCAACTTTGATATAACTGCCGTCAACTTATTGTCCCGCGATCAACAGCGGATCCCCGCCAATGTCGTCGTTTCGCTGAACTTCATCGCCGGCAACCCCGTGAATTTCCAGATCATCATCGATGCCGGTTGCCAGGAAGAGCCGATCCAGCGGATCGCGTTGGAACGACTCGATTACCGCGAATTCGTCGACAAGCTGTTGTATGCCGATCCAAATTCCTACGTGGCGGACGCCCTTGATGGGATCTATGAATATCTGGGTGATGAGCAGTGTCTGATCTACCAAGTCTCCGGTGAACAGATCGAGCCGATCTACTGGCATTCTGCCCAGCCGAAAACCGGGATCAGCATGACTCAGGAACCAAAAGCACTGCTCCAGTGGGTGGCGATCTCGGAAGAGACCTACAGCTTTCTCGATCCGGACAGTGCTCGACGCGCAGTTGAACGATCCGGACTTGCCCCAAATGAATATATCAAACGATTGAGACTGGGCGGTGAACTCTATCTGGTCAGGGTGCTGCTGGAGGAGATCACCGAAACCGAGGAACAGCGTAATGCGCTCCGTGGAATCGATCAGGCGATTAGCCTGGCTGAGCGACTCGCCCCACAGGCGATCAACGCTGATTCCGCCTTGGTGTCCGAAGGTAGCTCAGTGCTCAACGATTTGAGATCGTCCCTGGCCTCCGCAATGCGGATCGCCACCATGCTTGGAAAATCAAAAACGGAATCGCATTAA
- a CDS encoding response regulator: MDLTFALLLVEPSRYHARLIERTLHQRCPDGRIVTVPSARAAISELSARCYDIAIIDYDLEEFDGIELLQLIRREAAELPVILLSAHKCEQVASEAINYGAYDFLTKDDTYHLVLPRIIQDSLRRASLVRKNRELEDRLRSQDQVDGIALASATLAHEINNPLMTILGVTDLLSQCPAFADPSSREKLRVIEESARRIRSAVLKLSRMSEPEVVHTAGGLLLEASSRSNRD, encoded by the coding sequence ATGGACCTGACTTTTGCTCTTCTCCTCGTGGAGCCGAGCAGATACCATGCACGGCTTATCGAACGGACATTGCATCAGCGATGCCCGGATGGCCGCATTGTGACTGTCCCGTCCGCCCGGGCGGCGATCAGTGAGCTGTCGGCGCGATGCTACGATATTGCGATCATTGACTACGACCTCGAAGAGTTCGATGGCATTGAACTTCTCCAACTGATCCGTCGCGAAGCCGCCGAACTTCCCGTGATCCTGCTCTCCGCGCACAAATGCGAACAGGTGGCATCGGAAGCAATCAACTACGGCGCCTATGATTTCCTGACAAAAGATGACACCTACCATCTGGTGCTTCCCCGGATCATCCAGGATTCCCTGCGTCGCGCTTCGCTGGTTCGTAAGAACCGTGAGCTGGAAGATCGACTCAGATCACAGGATCAGGTTGATGGGATCGCCCTCGCGTCTGCGACGCTGGCCCATGAGATCAACAATCCGCTGATGACAATCCTTGGCGTGACCGACCTGTTGAGTCAGTGCCCCGCGTTCGCCGATCCTTCTTCTCGTGAGAAATTGCGGGTGATCGAAGAATCGGCTCGACGGATCCGGTCGGCGGTCCTGAAACTGTCGAGAATGAGCGAACCGGAAGTTGTGCATACCGCCGGCGGGTTGTTGCTTGAAGCTTCTTCACGCTCAAATCGTGACTGA
- a CDS encoding YicC family protein gives MYSMTGFGRAEVSSPVGSLTVEVSSVNNRFLEMSVRIPRQLSLLEMQIRELISSRVNRGQINLSVTLDDTDALVQRTLINKRLAAAYTKQLRALGKELKMEGDVSLEELVLIPDILKPDKERVDHEQVWKLVEKALTKALTDLIAMRKKEGQAMATDMQKRLVAMKKAIGEIEKRSTGATVIYREKLQQRIASLLESGQAEQLRLEEEIALFAERTDITEECTRLKSHIDLYQQALKMKEPAGKRLNFILQEMNREANTIGSKCSEFAISSLAISLKEEIEKLRELVQNVE, from the coding sequence ATGTATTCAATGACAGGCTTCGGCCGCGCAGAGGTTTCTTCACCAGTCGGTAGTTTGACCGTCGAAGTTTCCTCAGTTAATAACCGCTTCCTTGAGATGTCGGTTCGGATTCCCCGTCAGTTGTCGTTGCTGGAGATGCAGATACGAGAACTGATCTCCTCCCGCGTTAATCGCGGGCAGATCAACCTATCGGTCACACTGGACGACACCGATGCGTTGGTCCAACGAACCCTCATTAATAAGCGCCTCGCGGCGGCTTACACCAAGCAGCTACGCGCTTTGGGCAAAGAGCTGAAAATGGAAGGGGATGTCTCCCTGGAGGAGCTGGTCCTTATCCCGGATATCCTCAAGCCAGACAAAGAGAGAGTCGACCACGAGCAGGTCTGGAAGCTGGTCGAAAAAGCACTCACCAAAGCTCTGACCGACCTTATTGCTATGCGCAAGAAGGAAGGGCAGGCGATGGCGACTGATATGCAGAAGCGCCTGGTAGCCATGAAGAAAGCGATCGGCGAGATTGAAAAGAGATCCACCGGCGCCACCGTGATCTATCGCGAAAAACTGCAGCAGCGAATTGCGTCATTGCTGGAGTCCGGACAAGCTGAACAGCTTCGCCTTGAAGAAGAGATTGCGCTGTTTGCCGAACGAACAGACATTACCGAGGAATGCACTCGACTCAAAAGCCATATCGACCTGTACCAGCAGGCTTTGAAAATGAAGGAGCCGGCCGGCAAGCGGCTCAATTTCATCCTGCAGGAGATGAATCGCGAGGCGAATACGATCGGCTCCAAGTGCTCCGAGTTCGCCATCTCTTCGCTGGCGATTTCGCTCAAGGAAGAGATAGAAAAACTTCGCGAACTGGTGCAGAACGTTGAGTAA
- the gmk gene encoding guanylate kinase: protein MTVSRPGRIVIISSPSGGGKTSICRRLLTPARRRAGWTFSVSCTTRQRRPGERNGREYHFVDQAKFDQMAKLGYFAEHFRVHQYNYGTPREPLEKVRQKGGTIILDVDIQGAFKLKKEYADAIMIFVLPPSVPELKKRLRQRGTETDQQRRIRFERALQEMRAFSKFDYVVVNQELEVAARQVLSIIEAHPCRIDSVNVEQIRSIIGLA from the coding sequence ATGACTGTTTCTCGCCCTGGAAGGATCGTGATCATTTCGTCTCCTTCGGGAGGTGGCAAGACCTCGATCTGCCGCCGGCTACTTACTCCGGCGCGACGTCGTGCTGGCTGGACCTTTTCTGTCTCGTGTACCACACGGCAGCGGCGTCCCGGCGAACGAAACGGGCGTGAGTACCATTTCGTCGATCAGGCGAAATTCGATCAGATGGCCAAACTTGGGTACTTCGCGGAACATTTTCGGGTTCACCAGTATAACTACGGTACTCCGCGCGAGCCATTAGAGAAGGTGAGACAAAAGGGCGGCACCATCATACTGGATGTCGATATCCAGGGCGCCTTCAAATTAAAGAAGGAATATGCCGACGCGATCATGATCTTTGTGCTGCCGCCATCGGTTCCAGAATTAAAGAAGCGGCTTCGTCAACGTGGGACCGAGACCGATCAGCAACGTCGCATTCGGTTTGAACGGGCACTGCAGGAAATGCGCGCATTCAGTAAGTTTGATTATGTCGTTGTGAATCAAGAGCTTGAAGTGGCCGCACGACAGGTTTTGAGTATCATCGAGGCGCATCCGTGCCGCATCGATAGTGTGAATGTGGAACAAATACGCTCTATAATAGGTTTAGCCTGA
- the rpoZ gene encoding DNA-directed RNA polymerase subunit omega: MQPVNVENVDKVTRNRYEAVIVAAQHARHLNSLRLAKLKRLNEEDTGSDIESRKITMVALRNLVEGRVKFERKDSK, translated from the coding sequence ATGCAGCCAGTAAACGTCGAAAACGTCGACAAAGTCACTCGAAATCGCTACGAAGCAGTTATTGTGGCGGCGCAACACGCCCGTCATTTGAACTCCCTTCGTCTCGCCAAGTTGAAACGGCTCAACGAGGAAGACACCGGTTCCGATATCGAATCGCGCAAGATCACGATGGTCGCACTCCGAAATCTTGTCGAGGGAAGGGTAAAGTTTGAGCGGAAAGATTCGAAATAG
- the topA gene encoding type I DNA topoisomerase, whose translation MSKNLLIVESPAKSRTLSRFLGKDFEILSTIGHVVDLPKSKLGVDPKKKFAPDYQVIKGKEKVIAELRKAAKKADKIFLAPDPDREGEAIAWHVANELKDSRKKCVRVTFNEITKSAVNDAIKNPREIDMDLVNAQQARRVLDRLVGYIVSPFLWKTVARNLSAGRVQSVALRLVCEREEEIRKFVQQEYWQIATQFETKKHESFTAQLVKIDDQTVSKPDDDGTTTGKRMVIRSKEEADKFIAEMRKEAYTVSSVKDSERIRKPSPPFITSTLQQESAKVYGFSPKVTMGIAQALYEGIEIGKEGATGLITYMRTDSTRISKEALDGVRDHINKNYGEEYCPDKPNFYSRAKEAQDAHEAIRPTHLDLTPEKVRKHLTPQQFKLYSLIWNRFVSSQMTNAVYDVRTVDIEGGKFLLRVTAQHLKFDGFLKLYHEEKEPDENGNGEGLDAQLPVLKAKDPLTLQDVMPTQSFTRPPARYSEAALIKRMEADGIGRPSTYATIVTTIKDRKYVELKERKLFPTELGEAVNKILVTYFPDVFNIEFTANMEKELDLVEEGTDDWVKVVGDFYTPFMATIKGLEKSHDKIKKSMTETTDIKCEKCGSPMIIKWGRNGRFLACSSYPDCKSTRPLPGEEAQAKTDEKCEKCGAEMVIKTGRFGRFMACSRYPDCKTTKALTLGITCPKPGCGGQIMEKTTKGRKLFYGCSNYPKCDFASWDKPVKTPCPVCNHPFMVQKTSKVKGDFTKCPECGHTVNEEAAATKTVA comes from the coding sequence ATGTCTAAAAACCTTCTCATTGTAGAGTCACCGGCCAAATCCCGGACCCTGAGCCGTTTCCTCGGCAAGGATTTCGAGATACTGTCCACTATCGGGCATGTGGTCGATCTTCCCAAATCCAAGTTGGGAGTCGATCCCAAGAAGAAATTTGCTCCGGACTATCAGGTGATCAAGGGGAAGGAGAAGGTCATTGCCGAATTGCGCAAAGCTGCCAAAAAGGCTGACAAGATCTTCCTGGCTCCCGACCCCGACCGCGAGGGTGAAGCTATCGCATGGCATGTCGCCAACGAGCTGAAAGATTCGCGCAAGAAGTGCGTACGCGTCACGTTTAACGAGATCACCAAAAGCGCGGTTAACGATGCGATCAAGAATCCCCGCGAGATCGACATGGACTTGGTCAATGCCCAGCAGGCCCGGCGTGTGCTCGATCGCCTGGTCGGTTACATCGTTTCCCCGTTCCTTTGGAAGACCGTTGCCCGCAATCTTTCTGCCGGACGCGTGCAGTCTGTGGCGCTTCGCTTGGTTTGCGAGCGCGAAGAAGAGATCCGCAAGTTCGTCCAGCAGGAATATTGGCAGATCGCCACTCAATTCGAGACCAAGAAGCATGAGTCGTTCACCGCTCAGTTGGTGAAGATCGACGATCAGACGGTCTCCAAGCCGGATGATGATGGCACTACCACAGGCAAGCGGATGGTGATTCGCTCCAAAGAAGAAGCCGACAAGTTTATCGCCGAGATGCGCAAAGAAGCGTATACGGTCAGTTCCGTGAAGGATTCCGAACGGATTCGCAAGCCGTCGCCGCCGTTCATCACCTCGACCCTCCAGCAGGAATCTGCCAAGGTTTACGGCTTTTCGCCCAAAGTGACTATGGGTATTGCACAGGCGCTATACGAAGGTATCGAGATCGGCAAAGAGGGCGCCACCGGGTTGATCACCTACATGCGTACCGATTCGACCCGAATTTCAAAAGAAGCTCTCGACGGTGTCCGCGACCACATTAATAAGAACTATGGTGAAGAGTATTGCCCCGACAAGCCGAACTTCTATAGTCGGGCAAAAGAGGCGCAGGATGCTCACGAAGCGATCCGCCCGACTCACCTCGACCTGACGCCGGAGAAGGTCCGCAAGCATTTGACGCCGCAGCAGTTCAAGCTGTACAGCCTGATCTGGAACCGCTTTGTCTCCTCTCAGATGACCAACGCGGTTTACGATGTCCGCACGGTTGACATTGAAGGCGGCAAGTTCCTGCTGCGCGTGACCGCTCAGCACCTCAAGTTTGATGGTTTCCTCAAGCTGTATCATGAGGAAAAAGAACCGGATGAAAACGGCAACGGCGAAGGTCTCGATGCGCAACTGCCGGTACTGAAAGCGAAAGATCCGCTTACCTTGCAGGATGTGATGCCCACTCAGTCGTTCACTCGGCCACCGGCTCGCTACTCGGAAGCGGCGCTCATCAAGCGCATGGAAGCTGACGGGATAGGCCGTCCGTCGACCTACGCGACTATCGTCACGACTATCAAGGACCGCAAGTATGTCGAATTGAAAGAGCGAAAACTCTTCCCGACTGAACTTGGCGAAGCGGTCAATAAAATACTGGTCACCTACTTCCCGGATGTTTTCAATATCGAGTTCACCGCCAATATGGAAAAGGAACTCGACTTGGTGGAAGAGGGGACCGATGATTGGGTGAAAGTGGTTGGCGATTTCTATACGCCATTCATGGCCACGATCAAGGGTCTCGAAAAGAGTCACGACAAGATCAAAAAGTCGATGACTGAGACGACTGACATCAAGTGCGAAAAGTGCGGTTCTCCCATGATCATCAAGTGGGGTCGCAATGGCCGATTCCTTGCCTGCTCATCCTACCCGGACTGCAAGTCCACCAGACCTCTGCCGGGTGAAGAAGCTCAGGCGAAAACGGATGAAAAGTGCGAAAAGTGCGGCGCTGAAATGGTCATCAAGACCGGGCGGTTCGGTCGGTTCATGGCTTGCTCGCGTTACCCTGACTGCAAAACTACCAAGGCTTTGACACTTGGTATTACTTGCCCGAAGCCGGGCTGCGGCGGTCAGATCATGGAAAAGACCACCAAGGGACGGAAGCTGTTCTACGGGTGCAGCAACTACCCGAAGTGCGACTTTGCCAGTTGGGATAAGCCGGTCAAAACACCGTGCCCCGTCTGCAATCACCCCTTCATGGTCCAGAAGACTTCCAAGGTCAAGGGGGACTTCACCAAGTGTCCGGAGTGTGGGCACACGGTCAATGAAGAGGCTGCCGCCACCAAAACTGTGGCGTAA
- a CDS encoding tyrosine-type recombinase/integrase, which produces MQQKTLVAFLKDLAETKHRSAKTIEAYRHDLSNWLTFLNTQQDKFPSSPKNDPLYLRMYLQQRMSDGVSNRSIARFLSALSGYQRFLQRHGGKDELFKLPRIKYTSKLPTFVPQGEASRLFEHGNTREDKQTYSYWRDYLMVALLYVTGLRREELAGLRVSDIDLHRGLATVIGKGNKERIVPVGEATLEDLKRFLEVRRLHTAATESGSPHLFLNKKGEPLTVRSVDRLVKAFGKGEGLEFTPHTLRHSFATHLLENGADLLLIKEILGHSSLSTTQKYTHVTSEVMKKAYHSAHPRSGSRK; this is translated from the coding sequence ATGCAACAAAAGACGCTGGTCGCGTTCCTCAAGGATCTGGCCGAAACCAAACATCGTTCCGCTAAAACGATCGAGGCATATCGTCATGACCTGAGTAACTGGCTGACCTTTCTCAATACTCAGCAGGACAAGTTTCCCTCCTCACCCAAGAATGACCCGCTCTATTTGCGCATGTATCTGCAGCAGCGGATGTCCGATGGCGTCTCCAATCGTTCGATTGCTCGATTCCTTTCAGCTCTCTCCGGCTATCAAAGATTTCTTCAAAGGCATGGCGGGAAAGATGAGCTGTTCAAACTTCCCAGGATCAAATACACGAGCAAGCTTCCAACGTTTGTCCCCCAGGGTGAAGCGTCGAGATTATTCGAACATGGCAATACCCGTGAGGACAAACAAACCTACTCATATTGGCGAGACTATCTGATGGTGGCGCTGTTATATGTCACCGGACTTCGGCGGGAAGAGCTTGCCGGACTGCGCGTCTCTGATATCGACCTGCATCGCGGGCTGGCCACAGTGATCGGTAAAGGGAATAAGGAGAGAATCGTACCCGTCGGCGAAGCAACTCTCGAGGACCTCAAGCGCTTTCTTGAGGTGAGACGCCTACACACCGCCGCTACAGAATCGGGTTCTCCGCACCTATTTCTCAATAAGAAAGGTGAACCGCTGACTGTCCGCTCAGTCGACCGCCTGGTGAAAGCCTTCGGCAAGGGAGAGGGATTGGAATTCACTCCGCATACCTTGCGGCATTCGTTCGCGACACATCTGTTGGAGAACGGTGCCGATCTGTTGTTGATCAAGGAGATTCTTGGACATAGTTCGCTGTCTACTACCCAGAAATACACGCACGTCACCAGTGAAGTGATGAAAAAAGCGTACCATTCGGCGCATCCACGCTCCGGTTCCCGCAAATAG